One stretch of Janibacter limosus DNA includes these proteins:
- a CDS encoding cytochrome c biogenesis CcdA family protein — translation MIVSFTTGLSDQVASGALPLAALVAALAGLVSFATPCVLPLVPGYLGYVTGLSDVALEKRSRGRMVLGALLFILGFTLVFVLASMFVATAGRALVEHRELLMRIGGVVVILMALVFLGAGSQRTFRLPIKPATGLTGAPVLGAVFGLGWAPCMGPTLAAVLALNLAGDASITRAVVLAVAYCLGLGLPFILIAAAYERWAPVSSWLQRHQRTIQVVGATLLIIVGTLLLTGGWDSIVQRLQTTLISDWKVPL, via the coding sequence ATGATCGTCTCCTTCACGACCGGGCTCAGTGACCAGGTCGCCAGTGGGGCTCTGCCTCTTGCGGCGCTCGTCGCGGCCCTCGCCGGGCTAGTCTCCTTCGCCACGCCCTGCGTGCTGCCCCTCGTACCGGGCTATCTCGGCTACGTCACCGGCCTGTCCGACGTAGCACTGGAGAAGCGCAGCCGCGGCCGGATGGTCTTGGGCGCGCTGCTGTTCATCCTCGGCTTCACCCTCGTTTTCGTTCTTGCCTCGATGTTCGTCGCCACCGCTGGCCGCGCGCTCGTGGAGCACCGAGAGCTGCTGATGCGCATCGGTGGCGTAGTGGTGATTCTCATGGCCCTTGTCTTCCTCGGCGCCGGTTCGCAGCGGACCTTCCGCCTGCCGATCAAGCCCGCCACCGGCCTGACCGGGGCGCCCGTCCTCGGGGCCGTCTTCGGCCTGGGCTGGGCGCCCTGCATGGGCCCGACACTCGCCGCGGTCCTCGCGCTCAACCTCGCCGGCGACGCCTCGATCACCCGAGCTGTCGTTCTCGCCGTGGCCTACTGCCTCGGGCTAGGACTGCCCTTCATCCTCATCGCCGCGGCCTACGAGCGCTGGGCCCCGGTCTCGTCGTGGCTGCAACGACACCAACGCACGATCCAAGTCGTCGGCGCAACCCTGCTGATCATCGTCGGGACACTCCTGCTAACCGGCGGCTGGGATTCGATCGTCCAGCGGCTGCAAACCACACTCATCAGTGACTGGAAAGTGCCCCTCTGA